The Porphyromonadaceae bacterium W3.11 genome segment TCAACGCAACTACAGCAGGACGCATTCCCTTAAACACCGCTTCTACAGCTGGATTGTCCTTAAACTTTGTGGCATAGATAGCCAATATAATAATGATAACAAAACTGGGAAATGTACAGCTAATAGCACATACAATAGCACCTAGCACTCCCTGCAAGCGATAACCGACGAAGATAGACATATTAACTGCAAAAATGCCCGGAAGTGACTGTGCCACAGCAAAAAGATCTATAAACTCATCATCTCCCATCCAATGCCTACGATCAACGATCTCACGCCGTATCAATTCGAGCATTGCATGACCACCTCCAAATGTGAATCCGCCGATGATAAAAAAGGTTTTAGCCAAAAGCCAGATTTGAGTCCACGATCTTTCTGGCTTATTAATTGAAGGACTACTCATTGCTATAAACTTTTGAATAAGAGAGATCTCATCAGAGGTATAATCTCTAACAACGTATGCACTTCGTATATAGGGTAGCGATACTCAGAGAGAGGCTTAGGTGGCATCGCCTTGCTGGGATTGAACCAAATGGAGGCAAGTCCAGCATTCTGAGCCCCCAATATGTCAGCTGACCAGCTATCACCTATAAAGATGGTCTCACTTTTTCGTGCGTGACTGATATTCAAAGCATGATCAAAGATACCTCTTGCTGGCTTACTCACACCCACCTCCTCGCTAAGGACCACCTCATCGATGTATGGGGTAAGTCCAGCGGATGCCATCTTACGATACTGGACCTCCACGAAGCCATTAGAGACCACTACGATTTTGTATAGAGAACTAAGATATTCTAAAAGATCAAAGGCTCCCTCTACTACCCCCTCTTTCATTGCTGTGCGGTCTAAGAATTGCTCATTAAGAGCTAGAATCTCATCCTCAGTATAGGAGCCTATCTTTTCCAAAAAGTAAGAGAAGCGACGGATCGTTAGCTCATGCTTACTGATCCGTCCTTCTCTATATTCACCCCAAAGGTATTCATTGTGGGGATAATAGTACTGAAAAAGATCCTCGAACGAAGTAAAGCCACAGCTCCAATTATGAAGCAAATACAACTCACCCAATGCAGCCTTATTATTCTCCTGCGTAGCCCAGAGGGTATCGTCTAAATCTATGAGGACCGTCTTAATCACGTTTTATAGAGTGATCTCTACAACCAAATATTTGCTACGACTCCAAAAGCTCTCTTGGTCATTAATCTTTAAGGTCATATTACCCTCATTATCCTTAACTAATTCATACGAACTAGATGGATGATCTGTACGCAACAAAGCTTTAGGTGCAAATAGCTGTATAGTAGTGATCTGACGAGTATCTACTTGAATAAAATAATCTTGGTTGAACCCATCAGGTAATACCTTAGCCTTACTGAACAGTCCACCACCTGACAGGATGTTCTGCTCCTTAAGCTCGCTAGCAGTACCAAAGCAGTAATAGCCTGTGTAAAGCTTCTTCTCCTGCTGAGTGAGCTTCCTATCTTGGATAGCGATAGTTGCTTCCTTAGCACGCTTATCCTCTTCCAGGTTAGTGATAGCCTCACCTTGTTCCTGAATAGTTAGATCCTTTGCGGCCAACAGATTATTCAGCTCAGCAATCTCTCTCTCCTTCTCTGTGATTTGCTTTTGTAGGTTATTAATCTTTTTGTTTAGAGCACTAAGGTTGATATCTTTCTTCTTAAGCTCTTCGATCTGGCGAGCCAATTGCTCCTTATTCTCTTGAAGAGAATTAGTGATATAAGAGATATCATTCATCAATTGAGTACGGCCATCCTCGGTCAACTCTCCATTAGCCGAACTTACGCGCACTCTATTCTCAGTAACTGCGACTTTGTCAATCTCTGTCTCAATCTCCATAATAAGATTGAGCACATTCTCCAGCTCTTGATTATTCCGTGTATTCTGCACCAGAAGTGAATCATAGCTATTCTGTAGCTTCTTGTACGAGCTACTCTTTTCGCCATTACATGCTCCAAACAGCAGCATGGTGGCCATCATGATAACGATTATAAAATTCTTTCTCATAAGTTCATTTACTTCTCTGTGATATGCTTACTCTTTATACTTATTCTTATGTACTCTCTCTTCCTTTATACACGGGGCAACTAAGACCACAATCTCGCCCTTTGGCTCCTCTTGGGAGAAGTGCTGGATCAAGGCACTTGGCAGACCCCGCTTATACTCTTCATAAACCTTACTAATCTCTCGTGCGACAACCACCTCTCGCTCATCACCCAAGACCTCCAAGAGCTGCTCTAGCAACTTCACCAGTCGGCGAGGACTCTCATAGAGGATCGTCGTAGCATCGCGTTCGATCATCTGCTCTATACGACTTAACCGCCCTTTCTTATGAGGAAGGAACCCCTCAAAAAAGAAGCGATCAGCAGGTAACCCAGACGCTACCAAAGCAGGAATAAGGGCTGTAGCACCTGGCAAACAGACCACATCTAATCCCTGACTAATACACTCTCGGACCA includes the following:
- a CDS encoding YjjG family noncanonical pyrimidine nucleotidase produces the protein MIKTVLIDLDDTLWATQENNKAALGELYLLHNWSCGFTSFEDLFQYYYPHNEYLWGEYREGRISKHELTIRRFSYFLEKIGSYTEDEILALNEQFLDRTAMKEGVVEGAFDLLEYLSSLYKIVVVSNGFVEVQYRKMASAGLTPYIDEVVLSEEVGVSKPARGIFDHALNISHARKSETIFIGDSWSADILGAQNAGLASIWFNPSKAMPPKPLSEYRYPIYEVHTLLEIIPLMRSLLFKSL
- a CDS encoding chromate transporter, whose amino-acid sequence is MSSPSINKPERSWTQIWLLAKTFFIIGGFTFGGGHAMLELIRREIVDRRHWMGDDEFIDLFAVAQSLPGIFAVNMSIFVGYRLQGVLGAIVCAISCTFPSFVIIIILAIYATKFKDNPAVEAVFKGMRPAVVALIAAPCISVWRTLRLGWKWVWVPTVVAISVWLLGISPVTMIVVAAFLGWLYTMFISKNLMKGGDKK
- the rsmI gene encoding 16S rRNA (cytidine(1402)-2'-O)-methyltransferase, which encodes MIHPLVVIPTPIGNLEDITLRSLRLLKEADLILAEDTRTTARLLQEYQISVPMRSYHIHNEHAIVEDVSKEISLGKKVVLVSDAGTPGISDPGFLLVRECISQGLDVVCLPGATALIPALVASGLPADRFFFEGFLPHKKGRLSRIEQMIERDATTILYESPRRLVKLLEQLLEVLGDEREVVVAREISKVYEEYKRGLPSALIQHFSQEEPKGEIVVLVAPCIKEERVHKNKYKE